The proteins below come from a single Triticum aestivum cultivar Chinese Spring chromosome 5D, IWGSC CS RefSeq v2.1, whole genome shotgun sequence genomic window:
- the LOC123124013 gene encoding F-box protein At4g00755 — protein MDMEDSSSCSSSSPAPAADLVDYLGPDTSVTVFTMLHHPADLARASAVSRSWRQFVIDNQFSKLQCLRACPELSTFTQVDITTTSGSRTPARRDQDTTTGSSAEDEKLHRVYTHLGHGLLSPYKPRDCIIHCIGASSTDNFPDETIENTLEPVDHLESNRPSYWSSGGQRDPAVPECLIYRLQADLCLIQEIKLQPFKAFFQHGDPIYSPKSIRIQMGYPRSPLRPEALVCDENEGQLIDDRNYVWTYTSPEFPMLQENVLQSFKLPRPVLCIGGVVKVELLGRVQKQAIDGLYYICISHVQIVGKALSRDLGVVPRGNGLVLNYYLDPRTCGVPRREPSRDDGRSRWQGLASRIWHSGTARGIGGLNQTLLSRLFGGPLRLVVVADESEGEEEEDLP, from the exons ATGGACatggaggattcctcctcctgctcctcctcctcgccggcgccggcggcggactTGGTCGACTACCTGGGTCCCGACACCTCCGTCACCGTCTTCACCATGCTCCACCACCCCGCCGACCTCGCACGCGCATCCGCCGTCTCCCGATCCTGGCGACAATTCG TTATCGACAACCAGTTCAGCAAGCTGCAGTGCCTGCGGGCCTGCCCGGAGCTCTCCACCTTCACCCAAGTCGACATCACCACCACCTCCGGCTCCAGAACCCCGGCACGCCGGGACCAGGACACCACCACCGGGTCGAGCGCCGAGGACGAGAAGCTCCACAGGGTGTACACGCACCTCGGCCACGGCCTCCTCTCGCCCTACAAGCCCAGGGACTGCATCATCCACTGCATCGGCGCCTCCAGCACCGACAACTTCCCCGACGAGACCATCGAGAACACCCTCGAGCCCGTCGACCACCTCGAGTCCAACAGGCCCTCCTACTGGTCCAGCGGCGGCCAGAGGGACCCCGCCGTGCCCGAGTGCCTCATATATCGCCTCCAGGCCGATCTCTGCCTCATCCAAGAGATCAAGCTGCAGCCATTCAAAG CGTTTTTCCAGCATGGCGATCCCATATATTCGCCAAAGAGCATCCGCATCCAGATGGGCTATCCAAGGTCACCGCTACGCCCTGAAGCACTTGTCTGTGATGAAAATGAAGGCCAGTTGATTGATGATAGAAACTACGTCTGGACCTACACATCTCCAGAATTCCCAATGCTGCAG GAAAATGTTTTGCAATCCTTCAAGTTACCACGGCCGGTTCTGTGTATTGGCGGGGTGGTGAAGGTTGAGCTTCTTGGGAGAGTTCAGAAACAGGCAATCGATGGCCTCTACTACATATG CATATCTCATGTCCAAATAGTGGGGAAGGCACTGTCCCGAGACCTGGGGGTTGTTCCTCGCGGGAACGGCCTGGTCCTGAACTACTATCTGGATCCCCGTACATGCGGCGTTCCCCGCCGTGAACCGTCACGGGACGATGGGCGCAGCAGGTGGCAGGGCCTGGCGTCAAGGATCTGGCATTCTGGCACGGCGCGAGGGATAGGAGGTCTGAACCAAACGCTGTTGAGTAGACTGTTTGGCGGTCCGTTGCGGCTCGTGGTCGTAGCGGACGAAtcggaaggggaggaggaggaggatcttcCTTAG
- the LOC123124014 gene encoding pentatricopeptide repeat-containing protein At5g52850, chloroplastic codes for MPLRLRLPAPCQSQRRAAASWAAAVADHARAGRHAAALTVFRRVLAAHPAAAVDELAYSALLRCRDARLAYQIHAQACRRGLAASNPVLACSLLAFYSAARSDLPAAASLFDEMPRRDAVAYTAMMSAFVRAGDWAQALALYPRMLAAGAAPPTEHTFANLLALCASRQLCCHGRQLHAQLLRWGADLNLVLKTALLHMYSSCGFMDHAHAVLCSTPDTDVVLWTAMIAGYSRAGDLQAALRMFRHMEQAGVLPSAFTFSGIITACASSSSAQPQASQTGRQLHARVFKFALEHDISVCNALVDLYSKSSARLLDLLHAFRATDSPNVVSWTALIAGLARHGRDKDAFAAFAEMRASEVQPNSFTVSTLLKGCSSSSESDSFLHATKIHAYVLKTSLGSLDVSVGNSLVHLYSRFARMDDAWAVATTMACARDNLTYTSLAKGLNQIGLPSKALEMVVHMFREEVRIDGFSLACFLSAAATLPSIEPGKHLHCCSLKLGLSSQVSVSNSLINMYSKHKCVEDAKSVFHSIREPSVVSWNALISGLAYNNGCYYEALSVFEDMTLAGAQPDSITSSAVLYACTHGGFVDIGINHFNSMRNSFGVSPQRSHYTLFLDMLGRVGRLTEAACTIEAMPIRPDVSMYKNLLAFCELHNDLSVAENITRKALELYPSDTVFQNTLSGISGAPWEHRMKSDADIQAKA; via the coding sequence atgccgCTCCGGCTGCGGCTGCCAGCGCCATGCCAGAGCCAGAGGCGCGCGGCGGCTTCGTGGGCCGCGGCCGTAGCCGACCACGCGCGCGccggccgccacgccgccgcgctcaCCGTCTTCCGCCGCGTCCTCGCCGCCCACCCGGCCGCCGCGGTCGACGAGCTCGCCTACTCGGCGCTCCTCCGCTGCCGCGACGCCCGCCTGGCTTACCAGATACACGCGCAGGCGTGCCGCCGGGGCCTCGCCGCCTCCAACCCCGTCCTCGCCTGCTCCCTGCTCGCCTTCTACTCCGCCGCCCGCTCCGACCTCCCGGCCGCCGCCagcctgttcgacgaaatgccgcGCAGGGACGCCGTCGCCTACACCGCCATGATGTCGGCTTTCGTCCGCGCCGGGGACTGGGCACAGGCCCTCGCGCTCTACCCTCGCATGcttgccgccggcgccgccccgcccaccgAGCACACCTTCGCCAACCTGCTGGCACTCTGCGCCTCCAGGCAGCTGTGCTGCCACGGGAGGCAGCTCCACGCGCAGCTCCTCCGCTGGGGGGCCGACCTCAACCTGGTGCTCAAGACCGCGCTCCTCCACATGTACTCCAGCTGTGGCTTCATGGACCACGCGCACGCCGTGCTCTGCTCCACGCCCGACACGGACGTCGTGCTCTGGACGGCCATGATTGCCGGCTACTCGCGGGCAGGAGACCTCCAGGCCGCTCTGCGCATGTTCCGTCACATGGAGCAGGCTGGCGTGCTGCCCAGTGCCTTCACCTTCTCCGGGATCATCACCGCCtgtgcttcttcttcctctgcccagCCCCAGGCGTCACAGACTGGACGGCAGCTCCATGCCCGTGTCTTCAAGTTTGCTCTGGAGCACGACATCTCTGTCTGCAACGCGCTCGTCGACTTGTACAGCAAGTCGTCCGCCCGTCTGCTCGACCTGCTCCATGCGTTCAGGGCCACAGACAGCCCGAATGTGGTGTCCTGGACCGCCTTGATCGCTGGACTTGCACGCCATGGCAGAGACAAGGATGCATTTGCGGCGTTCGCAGAGATGCGGGCCAGCGAGGTGCAACCCAACTCATTCACCGTCTCCACCCTTCTGAAGGGCTGCAGCTCCTCCTCAGAATCAGACTCTTTCCTACATGCTACAAAAATCCATGCTTACGTGCTCAAGACCAGCCTTGGGTCTTTGGATGTGTCTGTCGGGAACTCGCTGGTCCATCTTTATTCCAGGTTTGCAAGAATGGATGACGCGTGGGCAGTTGCGACAACAATGGCCTGTGCAAGGGACAACCTCACATACACAAGCCTTGCAAAGGGGCTGAATCAGATCGGCCTTCCAAGCAAGGCCCTTGAGATGGTAGTCCACATGTTTCGTGAGGAGGTTCGTATCGATGGTTTCAGTCTCGCCTGCTTCCTCTCTGCTGCTGCGACCTTGCCATCCATAGAGCCTGGGAAGCACTTGCACTGCTGCTCGCTGAAATTGGGATTGAGCAGTCAGGTCTCAGTTTCCAACAGCCTTATCAACATGTACAGCAAGCATAAGTGTGTGGAGGATGCTAAGAGTGTTTTCCACTCAATCAGGGAGCCAAGTGTCGTGTCGTGGAACGCACTAATATCTGGGCTGGCATACAATAATGGGTGCTATTATGAAGCGCTGTCGGTTTTCGAAGACATGACATTGGCTGGGGCACAGCCTGATAGCATCACTTCCTCTGCTGTGCTTTATGCCTGCACTCATGGTGGCTTCGTTGACATTGGCATCAACCATTTCAACTCTATGAGGAATTCGTTTGGTGTTTCCCCACAAAGGAGCCACTACACACTCTTTCTGGATATGTTAGGACGAGTGGGTCGTCTTACGGAGGCGGCATGCACCATTGAGGCCATGCCCATCCGGCCTGACGTGTCCATGTACAAGAATCTGTTAGCATTTTGCGAGCTCCATAATGATCTGTCTGTCGCAGAAAATATCACAAGGAAGGCACTGGAGTTATACCCATCGGACACAGTATTTCAGAATACCCTTTCAGGCATCAGTGGTGCTCCATGGGAACACAGGATGAAGAGTGATGCAGATATTCAAGCTAAAGCCTAA
- the LOC123124016 gene encoding uncharacterized protein: MNSALALVSFQSPSFNLKQRPLSQRQQISVEWGKRQQYSPKPRRAIPGPNATGGLNNADRGGNTLPSSPMTNVIQEFYSSLNDKDITRLTELIDPDCTVKHTSYYKPLDIKDTIAYFARLMEAMRKNVKFAIDEVCQGVEPTVAAAIWHLEWNGKIIPFTKGCSFYMCSAKGEALLIRKVHIFNESPVKPVNLALDILLFVTFLFDLLPKQAEDFLQNPEALVQSFVKFYKFLLEPVIVYLVAYSIRFWSFVVKLYKLYVEPIIVHLLAYNFRFWSFVARRLDTVLDVLYNIFKQFM; the protein is encoded by the exons ATGAACTCTGCCCTCGCGCTTGTCTCTTTCCAGTCTCCCTCTTTCAACCTAAAACAACGCCCACTGTCCCAACGCCAGCAGATAAGCGTCGAGTGGGGGAAGAGGCAACAATATTCACCAAAGCCCAGACGAGCGATACCAGGGCCAAATGCAACGGGGGGACTCAACAATGCTGACCGCGGAGGTAATACCTTACCATCTTCACCCAtgacaaatgtgatccaggagttCTACTCTTCCCTCAATGACAAGGACATCACACGGCTCACGGAGCTGATTGACCCTGATTGCACCGTCAAGCACACTTCATATTATAAACCACTGGACATCAAG GATACTATTGCATACTTCGCAAGGCTTATGGAAGCTATGAGAAAAAATGTCAAATTTGCTATTGATGAGGTTTGTCAAGGAGTAGAACCCACTGTTGCTGCAGCAATATGGCACCTtg AGTGGAACGGTAAGATCATCCCATTTACCAAAGGATGCAGTTTCTACATGTGTTCAGCAAAAGGGGAAGCGCTTCTTATTAG GAAGGTCCACATCTTCAACGAGTCACCTGTGAAACCAGTAAATCTGGCATTG GACATACTTCTATTTGTTACCTTTTTGTTCGACCTACTTCCAAAACAAGCTGAAG ATTTTCTACAGAATCCAGAAGCACTAGTCCAGTCCTTTGTGAAGTTTTACAAATTCCTCCTGGAGCCTGTTATCGTGTATCTTGTTGCATATTCTATCCGCTTCTGGTCATTTGTTGTGAAGCTTTACAAATTATACGTGGAGCCTATTATCGTGCATCTTCTTGCATATAATTTCCGCTTCTGGTCATTTGTGGCACGAAGACTGGATACGGTGCTCGACGTGTTGTATAACATTTTCAAGCAGTTCATGTAA
- the LOC123124018 gene encoding uncharacterized protein → MPSPLSACKHPNTMNSALTHISFHSPSYFILKQRPQSRHQHISIKWRKRQQCSAKPIRAIPGPNATGAYRGGNALPSSPLTDVIQEFYSSLNDKDITRLNKLISPDCVIEDTAYYKPLDVKNTHTYFTRLIKVMGKNAKFAIDEVCQGVEPTVAVMWHLEWRGEMIPFAKGCSFFMCSANGAALLIRKVHIFDESPLKPGKLALEILNFVTNVFDTFPYIAKGFLKNKEALARFFARFYKFCGPFIVPLVAYYTDVPILAYYTRFWSYVAQGFTMVLNMLYNIFKRFM, encoded by the exons ATGCCTTCACCTCTTTCTGCATGCAAACACCCAAACACCATGAATTCTGCCCTCACACATATCTCCTTCCACTCTCCCTCTTATTTCATCCTAAAACAGCGCCCGCAGTCCCGCCACCAGCATATCAGCATCAAGTGGAGGAAGAGGCAACAATGTTCAGCAAAGCCCATACGAGCCATACCAGGCCCGAATGCAACCGGTGCTTACCGTGGAGGTAATGCCTTACCATCTTCACCCCTGACAGATGTGATTCAGGAGTTCTACTCCTCCCTCAATGACAAGGATATCACGCGGCTCAACAAGCTGATTTCCCCTGATTGCGTCATCGAGGACACTGCATACTACAAACCGCTGGACGTCAAG AATACCCATACCTACTTCACAAGGCTTATCAAAGTTATGGGGAAGAATGCCAAATTTGCTATCGATGAGGTTTGTCAAGGAGTAGAACCCACTGTTGCAGTAATGTGGCACCTTG AGTGGCGCGGAGAGATGATCCCATTTGCCAAGGGCTGCAGTTTCTTCATGTGTTCAGCAAATGGAGCAGCCCTTCttattag GAAAGTTCATATCTTCGACGAGTCACCCCTGAAACCAGGAAAGCTGGCATTG GAAATACTTAATTTTGTGACCAACGTGTTCGACACATTCCCATATATAGCTAAAG GTTTCCTAAAGAATAAAGAAGCACTAGCTCGGTTCTTCGCGAGGTTTTATAAATTCTGCGGGCCTTTTATCGTCCCTCTTGTTGCATATTATACCGACGTCCCTATTCTTGCATATTATACCCGCTTCTGGTCATATGTGGCACAAGGATTCACTATGGTGCTCAACATGCTGTATAACATTTTCAAGCGGTTCATGTAA
- the LOC123124019 gene encoding uncharacterized protein: protein MNSALTLVSFQSPSLNLKQHPPSRRQQISAKWEKRQQCSPKPIRSIPGPKATRGLNKAFHGDGDNALTDVIHEFYSSLNDKDIARLMELIDPDCTVDHASYYKPLNFKKTMTYFARLMGSMGENAKFAIDEVCQGVEPTVAVVMWHLEWKGKIIPFTEGLSFYTCSANGEELLIRKVHIFNDSPVKQGNRALDILHSVAYSFDKNPESAEKTLQDTQGLGSFVKLYELCVELTARLFRFVVGGLVTGILILYSICKEFM, encoded by the exons ATGAATTCTGCCCTCACACTTGTCTCCTTCCAGTCTCCCTCCCTCAACCTAAAACAACACCCGCCGTCCCGACGACAGCAGATAAGTGCCAAGTGGGAGAAGAGACAACAATGCTCACCAAAGCCCATACGATCAATACCAGGGCCAAAAGCAACCAGGGGCCTCAACAAAGCTTTCCATGGAGATGGAGATAATGCCTTGACAGATGTGATTCATGAGTTCTACTCCTCCCTCAATGACAAGGACATAGCACGGCTCATGGAGCTCATTGACCCTGATTGCACCGTCGACCACGCTTCCTATTACAAACCACTCAACTTCAAG AAGACGATGACCTACTTCGCAAGGCTCATGGGATCCATGGGGGAGAATGCCAAATTTGCTATCGATGAGGTTTGTCAAGGAGTAGAACCCACTGTTGCTGTAGTAATGTGGCACCTTG AGTGGAAGGGCAAGATCATCCCGTTTACCGAAGGCCTTAGTTTCTACACCTGTTCGGCAAACGGAGAAGAGCTTCTTatcag GAAAGTTCATATCTTCAACGACTCACCTGTGAAACAAGGAAACCGGGCATTG GACATACTTCATTCCGTTGCCTATTCGTTCGACAAAAATCCAGAATCAGCTGAAA AAACTCTACAGGACACACAAGGGCTTGGGTCCTTTGTCAAGCTTTACGAACTCTGCGTGGAGCTTACCGCGCGTCTTTTCAGATTTGTGGTGGGTGGATTGGTTACGGGAATCCTCATTTTGTATAGCATATGCAAGGAGTTCATGTAA
- the LOC123124015 gene encoding uncharacterized protein, producing the protein MDEEEEIEGVPAFFHRHPLLLCFLLFLAFTYAFVYPVFAFVLAAAPVLVLTALLLGIVLLHSVPQDHDPHVYNKISHRPPQCQPSTRHHHRPSDESSDSSSSSVDENDHHPPTMSTATSHASFPDTAANTESESTDSDHEGKQHNHQRSEKKDAVRAVAWTADDAKSIENIGSLELEMNATVEKLMSRRRARGHQRPLHHHHQHVMELDDPSKLSIATRKRNPFDLDGPYDEDDNFPDSAPSMLGLRPSRNPFFDDVDDDLRLQAPPQPSSIPGAGAAAQKNAMLFRRHESFTVGAPYVSDFRPSRFRPYFVTEKMQGQPVTVPEASRKSSSSSTSSSSAGATAYAYAYAYASANKEEEAAAEQEEALAAAAAMSEEVKPGVEYSSRSHEVAAVDVELISDSSDDDMTLPGGGHAHKGQHVQAQQQQQQEVAEQEQQMKMKLQQEQQQEEQMKMKVQQEQRMKQQLAEQEQRMKQAAEQEQQMKMQMQQQQQLALSDDDEGDSFEVESITKQVAAAAAGKTKQLETDPAYDYSPSKTEKAAFAQLPPPAPPNKLQTMRRVFSEEDADEPWAAPSELEETAENEGREQDPPLSAPAAGAAPPLSAAAKKAIGKSTKAYKPPSKKAVLGFFRK; encoded by the coding sequence atggacgaggaggaggagattgAGGGGGTGCCGGCCTTCTTCCACCGCCACcctctcctcctctgcttcctcctcttcctcgccttCACCTACGCCTTCGTCTACCCCGTCTTCGCCTtcgtcctcgccgccgccccggtccTCGTCCTCACCGCCCTCCTCCTCGGCATCGTCCTCCTCCACAGCGTGCCCCAGGATCATGACCCGCATGTCTACAACAAGATCAGCCACCGCCCACCACAATGCCAACCAAGCACCAGACATCACCACCGACCCTCCGACGAATCCagcgactcctcctcctcctccgtcgacGAAAATGACCACCACCCACCCACCATGTCCACCGCCACCTCGCACGCCTCCTTCCCCGACACCGCCGCCAACACCGAATCAGAATCAACCGACTCTGACCACGAAGGAAAGCAGCACAACCACCAGCGGTCCGAGAAAAAGGACGCGGTGCGGGCGGTCGCGTGGACGGCCGATGACGCCAAGAGCATCGAGAACATCGGCTCGCTCGAGCTCGAGATGAACGCCACCGTCGAGAAGCTCATGTCCAGGCGTCGCGCCCGCGGCCACCAGCgacctctccaccaccaccaccagcacgtCATGGAGCTCGACGACCCGTCCAAGCTCAGCATCGCCACCAGGAAGAGGAACCCCTTCGACCTCGACGGGCCCTACGACGAGGACGACAACTTCCCCGACTCCGCACCCTCCATGCTCGGCCTACGCCCCTCGCGCAACCCCTTCTTCGATGATGTGGACGACGATCTCCGTCTCCAAGCACCACCGCAGCCGTCGTCCAtcccgggggcgggggcggcggcgcagaagAACGCCATGCTGTTCCGACGGCATGAGAGCTTCACCGTGGGTGCGCCGTACGTGAGCGACTTCCGGCCATCCCGCTTCAGGCCCTACTTCGTCACCGAGAAGATGCAGGGCCAGCCGGTGACGGTTCCCGAGGCCAGCCGCAAGAGCAGCTCCTCGTCCACGTCTTCCTCCTCTGCGGGTGCCACTGCCTATGCCTATGCCTATGCCTACGCCTCCGCCAACAAAGAAGAAGAGGCAGCAGCAGAACAAGAAGAAGCtttggcagcagcagcagcaatgtcGGAGGAGGTGAAGCCTGGCGTTGAGTACAGCAGCAGGTCTCATGAGGTGGCGGCGGTGGACGTGGAGCTCATCAGCGACTCTTCCGACGATGACATGACACTGCCTGGTGGTGGCCATGCCCATAAAGGGCAGCATGTACaggcacagcagcagcagcagcaggaggtgGCTGAGCAAGAGCAGCAAATGAAAATGAAGCtgcagcaggagcagcagcaggaggagcagatgaagatgaaggtgcagcaggagcagCGAATGAAGCAGCAGTTGGCTGAGCAGGAGCAGCGAATGAAGCAGGCGGCTGAGCAAGAGCAGCAAATGAAGATGcaaatgcagcagcagcagcagctggcgtTATCAGACGACGACGAGGGGGATTCGTTTGAGGTGGAGAGCATCACGAAAcaagtggcagcggcggcggcgggcaaaaCCAAACAGCTTGAGACAGATCCTGCATACGACTATAGCCCGTCAAAGACGGAGAAGGCAGCATTTGCCCAGTtacctcctccggcgccgccaaaTAAGCTGCAGACGATGCGGAGAGTGTTCTCAGAAGAAGACGCGGATGAGCCATGGGCAGCGCCGAGCGAATTGGAGGAGACAGCTGAGAATGAGGGCAGGGAGCAAGACCCTCCTCTTTCTGCTCCTGCTGCTGGTGCTGCCCCTCCTCTTTCTGCGGCCGCCAAGAAAGCTATCGGCAAGTCCACCAAGGCGTACAAGCCGCCATCCAAGAAGGCAGTCTTAGGCTTCTTCCGCAAGTGA